A DNA window from Paenibacillus sp. HWE-109 contains the following coding sequences:
- a CDS encoding glucose-1-phosphate adenylyltransferase, which translates to MKKQECVAMLLAGGEGTRLSPLTKNIAKPAVHFGGKYRIIDFTLSNCRNSGIHTVGVLTQYKPAVLHAHIGNGEAWGMDGVAGGVTLLERQMGAPNAYSGTADAIYQNLSYLRRHNPSYVLVISGDHIYNMDYNAMLEHHKASGADATLSVIPVKWEEASRFGIMSTDESHRVTGFAEKPAKPTSNLASMGIYIFNWDVLRSTLEIDAMDESSSHDFGKDIIPGLLEAGAYLSAYPFEGYWKDVGTIESLWESHMDLLGYTPTLQLDHEKWPVYTKERNYGKSFVALSARVNNAVIGDGTDIYGSVSHSVLFDGVRVGDNSRVLNSVIMPGVQIGKNALVLNAIVGEGTIIKDGAIVGKPGGSELTVIGEKAIIGRHYPASIPAALTGTRVNFG; encoded by the coding sequence ATGAAGAAACAAGAATGTGTAGCAATGTTATTGGCTGGAGGAGAAGGGACTAGATTGAGTCCGTTAACGAAAAATATTGCTAAGCCAGCTGTTCATTTTGGCGGAAAATATAGAATCATTGATTTTACGTTGAGCAATTGCCGCAATTCCGGCATTCATACGGTTGGGGTGCTGACTCAGTATAAGCCGGCTGTTTTGCATGCGCATATCGGCAATGGCGAAGCTTGGGGCATGGATGGCGTTGCGGGCGGCGTCACCTTGCTGGAAAGACAAATGGGTGCTCCGAATGCCTATTCAGGCACGGCTGATGCGATTTATCAGAACTTATCCTATCTGCGCAGGCATAACCCCAGCTATGTCTTGGTGATATCCGGTGACCACATTTACAATATGGACTACAACGCGATGCTGGAGCATCATAAAGCTTCTGGCGCGGATGCCACATTATCGGTTATTCCTGTGAAATGGGAAGAAGCCAGCCGCTTCGGAATTATGAGCACGGATGAATCGCACCGAGTGACCGGATTTGCCGAGAAGCCGGCTAAGCCAACCAGCAATTTGGCCTCCATGGGGATTTATATCTTTAATTGGGATGTGCTGCGCTCCACGTTAGAGATCGATGCGATGGACGAGTCTTCCAGCCATGATTTTGGCAAAGATATTATTCCTGGACTATTGGAAGCAGGCGCTTATTTGTCAGCTTATCCGTTCGAAGGCTACTGGAAGGATGTCGGCACGATTGAAAGCCTCTGGGAATCGCATATGGACTTACTCGGTTACACGCCGACACTGCAATTGGACCATGAGAAGTGGCCTGTCTATACCAAGGAACGCAATTATGGCAAAAGCTTCGTGGCGCTTAGCGCTAGGGTGAATAATGCGGTAATCGGTGACGGCACGGATATTTACGGCAGCGTGAGTCATTCGGTGCTGTTCGATGGCGTCAGAGTCGGAGACAATAGCCGGGTGTTAAACAGTGTGATTATGCCGGGCGTGCAGATCGGCAAAAATGCCCTTGTCCTCAACGCGATTGTCGGCGAAGGAACTATTATTAAAGATGGCGCAATTGTCGGGAAACCCGGTGGGTCGGAGCTAACGGTGATTGGAGAAAAGGCCATCATTGGACGTCATTACCCAGCGTCAATTCCAGCGGCGTTGACAGGTACTCGTGTGAATTTTGGTTAA
- the glgD gene encoding glucose-1-phosphate adenylyltransferase subunit GlgD, with protein sequence MKDVLGMINLMDEQDDLSTLTRNRCVAAVPFAGKYRLVDFALSNMSNSGIQKVVVLASEKAESLLEHVGDGQDWGLDATQEGGVSVLPPVALRIDTADNFRTLEHGDLLHLYSHLDYLKSCQETYILLAPSSVIYRSNFENMVDYHLSSGAEITVLYKHLTEIDRHAHIGHAYNLEMNDHGRVVSASPTYHALPSLAPQNIDLDTMVIERRLLIDLIEKSMKSGSEIYLKNVIWAHLADIHVQGYANHGYIAIMDSIDSYYAHSMHLLQPQGWKQFMINQESVYTRKEEEQQIACHQQALVRNSFVAPGCRIEGYVENSILFPGVTIGSGASVKNSVIMHDCIIEASAYLDRVILDKQVIVERGAVLCGQYAHPFVAEKSGVL encoded by the coding sequence ATGAAAGACGTTCTTGGTATGATTAATCTGATGGATGAACAGGATGATTTGTCGACGCTTACCCGCAACCGCTGTGTGGCGGCTGTGCCTTTTGCCGGAAAGTACCGCTTGGTTGACTTTGCGCTTTCCAATATGAGCAACTCGGGTATTCAGAAAGTTGTGGTGCTCGCCAGCGAGAAGGCAGAATCGCTGCTGGAGCACGTTGGCGACGGACAGGATTGGGGGTTGGATGCCACGCAAGAGGGCGGGGTTTCGGTCCTTCCTCCGGTTGCTTTGCGCATCGATACAGCGGACAACTTCCGTACGCTGGAACATGGGGATCTTCTCCATCTGTACAGCCATTTGGATTATCTGAAATCTTGCCAGGAAACGTACATTCTGCTTGCGCCGAGCAGTGTGATCTACCGTTCCAATTTCGAAAATATGGTTGATTATCACCTCAGCAGCGGGGCGGAAATTACCGTCCTCTACAAGCATTTAACTGAGATCGATCGTCACGCACATATCGGACATGCGTATAATTTGGAAATGAATGATCATGGCCGTGTCGTCAGCGCTTCGCCAACCTACCATGCGCTGCCGAGTCTGGCCCCGCAAAATATCGATTTGGATACGATGGTGATCGAGCGCCGATTGTTAATTGATCTCATTGAGAAAAGCATGAAGAGCGGCAGCGAGATCTATTTGAAAAATGTCATTTGGGCGCATCTGGCCGATATTCATGTGCAAGGCTATGCGAATCATGGCTATATCGCAATTATGGATTCAATTGACAGCTATTATGCTCACAGCATGCATCTTCTGCAACCGCAGGGTTGGAAACAATTCATGATCAATCAGGAATCGGTGTATACGCGCAAAGAAGAAGAGCAGCAGATTGCTTGCCATCAACAAGCGTTGGTTCGCAACTCCTTTGTTGCTCCAGGCTGCCGGATTGAAGGTTATGTGGAGAACAGTATTCTGTTCCCTGGTGTGACGATAGGCAGTGGCGCGAGTGTCAAAAATAGCGTGATTATGCATGATTGCATCATCGAAGCCAGCGCGTATTTGGATCGGGTCATTTTGGACAAACAGGTCATTGTGGAGAGAGGGGCCGTGTTGTGCGGACAGTATGCCCACCCCTTTGTTGCCGAGAAGAGCGGAGTCTTATAA
- a CDS encoding STAS domain-containing protein: MSAEKFQVDQEELEKSIELHIRGELDLAAALTFRHALEEVVHRADKALILDVGQLRYIDSTGIGIVVSALKIRDELKAPFAVRNIPSSIRKLFDLTGISGFLNEGIEGRA, from the coding sequence ATGTCAGCGGAAAAGTTCCAGGTTGATCAAGAAGAGTTGGAGAAATCAATAGAGCTTCATATCAGAGGGGAGCTGGATTTGGCGGCAGCTTTAACATTCCGGCATGCCCTTGAAGAAGTTGTCCATCGGGCTGATAAAGCGTTAATCCTTGATGTTGGGCAACTAAGGTATATTGATAGCACAGGCATTGGCATTGTGGTATCGGCCTTGAAGATTCGGGATGAGCTGAAGGCGCCATTCGCAGTGCGCAATATTCCGTCCAGTATCAGGAAACTGTTCGATCTTACAGGAATTTCCGGATTCCTCAACGAAGGGATCGAAGGCAGAGCATGA
- the rsbW gene encoding anti-sigma B factor RsbW: MNVVRLKIPATAEYLDIVRLSLYGVASKLGFSYEDIEDMKVAVSEACNNAVLHSEPLSDQIGQIEISYEAEDGKFIVKVKDEGTGFNYQERSEQAGPLTGNSPSDLQPGGLGIYLMQALMDEVAVNTDAGTEVTLVKYVQTPDTGSKENEQST; encoded by the coding sequence ATGAACGTCGTTCGCTTAAAGATACCCGCTACTGCGGAATACTTAGATATAGTTAGACTCAGTCTGTATGGCGTTGCCTCCAAGTTAGGTTTCTCTTATGAAGATATCGAAGATATGAAAGTAGCGGTTTCGGAGGCTTGCAACAATGCGGTGCTTCACAGTGAGCCGCTGAGCGATCAGATAGGCCAGATCGAGATTAGTTACGAGGCGGAGGACGGCAAGTTCATTGTGAAAGTGAAAGATGAGGGTACCGGCTTCAACTACCAAGAGCGCAGCGAGCAAGCGGGTCCGCTAACGGGCAATTCGCCCAGCGATTTGCAGCCTGGCGGGCTCGGCATCTATTTGATGCAGGCGCTGATGGATGAGGTGGCGGTGAACACGGATGCAGGAACCGAGGTTACGCTCGTGAAATATGTGCAAACGCCAGATACTGGCTCCAAAGAAAATGAACAATCTACATGA